One segment of Drosophila mauritiana strain mau12 chromosome 3R, ASM438214v1, whole genome shotgun sequence DNA contains the following:
- the LOC117145455 gene encoding solute carrier family 25 member 44, with translation MTESSSSTKSRLAVAPTGVGGAAEGATYIRTIEWDMMNKTKFFPLSMLSSFSVRCCLFPLTVIKTQLQVQHKSDVYKGMVDCAMKIYRSEGVPGLYRGFWISSVQIVSGVFYISTYEGVRHVLNDLGAGHRMKALAGGGCASLVGQTIIVPFDVISQHAMVLGMSAHAGSKGDINPLGIKSWPGRSRLHISMDIGREIMRRDGFRGFYRGYTASLMAYVPNSAMWWAFYHLYQDELFRICPVWVSHLFIQCVAGSLGGFTTTILTNPLDIVRARLQVHRLDSMSVAFRELWQEEKLNCFFKGLSARLVQSAAFSFSIILGYETIKRIAVDEQYKHQIRW, from the exons ATGACGGAAAGCAGCAGTAGCACCAAATCCCGCCTAGCGGTGGCGCCCACCGGAGTTGGAGGAGCAGCCGAGGGAGCCACGTACATACGCACCATCGAATGGGACATGATGAACAAGACCAAGTTCTTCCCGCTCTCCATGCTCAGCTCGTTCTCGGTGCGCTGCTGCCTATTCCCGCTGACCGTGATCAAGACGCAGTTGCAGGTGCAGCACAAGAGCGATGTGTACAAGGGCAtggtggattgcgccatgaaGATCTACCGATCGGAGGGAGTGCCCGGTCTGTATAGAGGTTTTTGGATCTCCTCCGTGCAAATAGTGTCCGGCGTCTTTTACATAAGCACCTACGAGGGCGTGCGCCATGTGCTCAACGATTTGGGTGCTGGGCATCGAATGAAGGCCCTCGCCGGCGGCGGTTGCGCCTCGCTGGTGGGCCAGACCATCATAGTTCCTTTCGACGTGATATCGCAGCACGCCATGGTGCTCGGAATGTCGGCCCATGCCGGTTCCAAGGGCGATATCAATCCGCTGGGCATCAAGTCGTGGCCCGGTCGCAGTCGCCTGCACATTTCCATGGACATTGGCAGGGAGATTATGCGGCGCGATGGCTTCAGGGGCTTCTACCGCGGCTACACCGCCAGCCTGATGGCCTACGTACCTAATTCGGCCATGTGGTGGGCCTTCTATCACCTCTATCAGG ACGAACTGTTCCGCATCTGCCCCGTTTGGGTGTCCCATCTGTTTATCCAGTGCGTGGCCGGCAGTTTAGGTGGCTTCACAACGACAATACTAACCAATCCATTAGATATAGTGCGTGCCCGTCTGCAG GTCCACCGCTTGGACTCGATGAGCGTCGCCTTCCGGGAGCTGTGGCAGGAGGAGAAACTGAACTGCTTCTTCAAGGGACTGTCCGCCCGCCTGGTGCAGTCGGCAGCCTTCTCATTCAGCATTATTCTAGGTTACGAGACCATCAAGCGCATTGCGGTGGACGAGCAGTACAAGCACCAGATCCGCTGGTGA
- the LOC117142592 gene encoding ETV5-related protein Ets96B isoform X2 — protein sequence MDTAKLSDYGEAKTHLKQLQQTLTHLDHPHHHHAHHPHHHLGLYHGALPNTSTITTDSVVSCVSSTLPAVAKAISASSSCDGLQSERKKCPTSDLDSGGQGHGHGLMEAICAGQKTSPIPPPPPPCCLTLGESSSSPNPIATAALMNASTSGSSSAGGASASLCNDLTRESSWYAHHHHHHHHHHHQLPDELVMYATPTPTPAIGKFGLDTSTEGYLNARYNVNVKGVRHDRTSSFFDIPAVTHPHTHPHPHPHSHPHPHPHPYCYRFPSSPPAGILKKSDEEATSAAVYCSDVSSGQHFPHHTKIEHADSTTTAAQQQHQQQQQQQQQQQQQQQQQQQQQQLQQAAALHPHHHHSHHGHHGHQQAEQQALTHLTPLHAASAFKFSHTAVISSSAVYATPSHYAHQQQTQSQSVYRDLSPTTLAAVSDADLKYDSGPYNAAISSTYPSALRPNVVDSTTSSDAELRLDQFYASNGISTSSSGQAISQRRGSLQLWQFLVALLDEPTTSASCIAWTGRGMEFKLIEPEEVARRWGLQKNRPAMNYDKLSRSLRYYYEKGIMQKVNGERYVYRFVCDPDALFNMAYGHLTTGSGKGDQHQLTLSLAKTPPTSGDSQTQSPRVAKSEYYDTAALHKY from the exons ATGGATACGGCCAAGTTG AGCGACTACGGCGAGGCCAAGACGCACCTgaagcagctgcagcagaCGCTCACGCACCTGGACCACccgcaccaccaccacgcACACCATCCGCACCACCACCTGGGGCTCTACCATGGCGCCCTGCCCAACACATCCACCATAACCACCGACTCGGTGGTTTCCTGTGTCAGCTCCACACTGCCGGCGGTGGCCAAGGCCATTTCCGCGTCCTCCAGCTGCGATGGCCTGCAGTCGGAGCGCAAAAAGTGCCCCACCAGCGATCTGGATTCAGGTGGTCAGGGTCACGGGCATGGCCTTATGGAGGCCATCTGCGCTGGCCAGAAGACGTCACCTATaccaccgccgccaccacctTGCTGCTTGACCCTGGGCGAAAGCTCATCTTCGCCGAATCCCATCGCCACGGCCGCCCTGATGAACGCTTCCACCTCCGGATCCTCCAGCGCGGGCGGAGCAAGTGCCTCTCTCTGCAACG ATCTCACACGGGAATCTTCCTGGTACgcccaccatcatcatcaccaccatcaccatcaccaccagTTGCCCGACGAGCTGGTCATgtatgccacgcccactcccacGCCGGCAATCGGGAAATTCGGACTGGACACTTCCACCGAGGGTTACTTGAACGCAAGGTACAATG TGAATGTCAAAGGCGTGCGGCATGATAGAACATCGAGTTTCTTTGACATACCCGCTGTGACGCACCCGCACACCCATCCACACCCACATCCGCACTCGCATCCGCACCCGCATCCGCACCCGTACTGCTACAG ATTTCCATCATCGCCACCCGCGGGCATTCTGAAAAAGAGCGACGAAG AAGCCACCTCGGCAGCCGTCTACTGCAGCGACGTGTCCTCCGGCCAGCACTTTCCGCACCACACGAAGATCGAGCACGCGGACTCCACCACCACGGcggcacagcagcagcatcagcagcagcaacagcagcaacagcaacagcaacagcagcagcagcagcaacagcagcagcaacaactgcagcaagcTGCTGCACTGCATCCGCACCACCATCACTCCCACCATGGCCACCATGGCCATCAGCAGGCGGAGCAGCAGGCTCTCACCCACTTGACGCCACTCCATGCCGCCTCCGCTTTCAAATTTAGCCACACGGCGGTCATATCCAGCTCGGCGGTATATGCCACGCCCTCGCACTACGCCCACCAACAGCAGACGCAGTCGCAGTCCGTGTACAGGGATCTCTCGCCCACCACCTTGGCGGCGGTCAGCGATGCGGATCTGAAGTACGACAGCGGTCCCTACAACGCGGCCATCTCATCCACCTATCCCTCCGCGCTGCGGCCTAATGTGGTGGACTCCACCACGTCTAGCGATGCGGAACTGCGCCTGGATCAGTTCTACGCCAGCAATGGCATCTCCACTAGCAGCAGTGGCCAGGCGATCAGCCAGCGCAGGGGTTCGCTGCAGCTCTGGCAGTTTCTGGTGGCCCTCCTGGATGAGCCCACAACCAG TGCCAGCTGCATCGCCTGGACCGGGCGTGGCATGGAGTTCAAGCTGATCGAGCCGGAGGAGGTGGCTCGGCGCTGGGGTCTCCAGAAGAATCGACCCGCCATGAACTACGACAAGTTGTCCCGCAGTCTGCGCTACTACTACGAGAAGGGCATCATGCAGAAGGTGAACGGAGAGCGCTACGTCTATCGGTTCGTCTGCGATCCGGATGCGCTCTTCAACATGGCCTACGGTCACCTGACCACCGGTTCCGGCAAGGGTGACCAGCACCAGTTGACGCTGTCGTTGGCGAAGACGCCTCCGACTTCCGGCGACTCCCAGACGCAATCCCCGCGCGTCGCCAAGTCGGAGTATTACGATACCGCCGCATTGCATAAATATTAA
- the LOC117142593 gene encoding uncharacterized protein LOC117142593: MSEYVSRDLNWLHFLLAMCSLLAVTICQPYQLPHRCSNRLENALEHMRRRSVQTKSSSASRAMWEPPPQSPYQLYHSFYGQHSDPEDDFYNVGAYSSGRGYHAKLLHRNGQAHPFSDSSSALELEDLLAVNQQSQQHRQPHKLTISRVDVEDLKVRVPPAKSANRWVEIDKCKFSTENSTLDTRLIFPDLTLSGKVVMQPMGGKCHMILRLRHAGIEFRTVPLGSGHSSNYEQSRRLGAASVRTDSHFAEPGFISVFAHGCQGPTGIRLRQNSKRRFGSAPEVELGEPHVILGSKRPQRWGKYHQQAGYDIRQGQVPQITKEYSLELGSDSQAQDSGEFIDVNGDNFYRRQFSKKRRRRRRYAKDNFEDQVNFSEDVLHFEDEQLQQLVEPDARAFADIFSGSGSSPSGDREELVGEAMSHELEKLFSMGVRGLLTTYMQRALQPAIKETLMENMGYTLSYG; the protein is encoded by the exons ATGTCAGAATACGTGAGCCGGGATTTAAATTGGCTGCACTTTCTGCTGGCCATGTGTTCTCTGCTGGCGG TGACCATCTGTCAGCCGTACCAGCTGCCCCACCGCTGCTCCAACCGGCTGGAGAACGCGTTGGAGCACATGCGTCGACGCAGTGTGCAGACCAAGAGCTCATCCGCATCGCGAGCCATGTGGGAGCCGCCACCGCAGAGTCCCTACCAGTTGTACCACAGTTTCTACGGGCAGCACAGCGATCCGGAGGATGACTTCTACAATGTGGGTGCTTACAGCAGCGGACGTGGCTATCACGCCAAGCTCCTGCACCGAAATGGACAAGCCCATCCCTTCTCCGACTCGAGCAGTGCTCTGGAGCTGGAGGATTTGCTGGCGGTGAACCAGCAGAGCCAGCAGCACAGACAGCCCCACAAACTGACAATTTCCCGGGTGGATGTGGAGGATCTCAAGGTGCGAGTGCCGCCGGCAAAGTCCGCCAATCGCTGGGTTGAAATCGACAAGTGCAAGTTCAGCACGGAGAACTCCACGCTGGACACCCGCCTGATCTTTCCGGATCTCACTCTTAGTGGCAAGGTTGTGATGCAGCCAATGGGCGGAAAGTGTCACATGATTCTGAGACTGCGACACGCGGGCATCGAGTTTCGAACAGTTCCACTGGGATCAGGACACTCCTCCAACTACGAGCAGTCCCGGAGATTGGGAGCCGCCTCGGTGCGCACGGACTCTCATTTTGCTGAGCCCGGATTTATATCCGTCTTTGCTCATGGATGCCAGGGACCCACTGGAATCCGTCTGCGCCAGAACTCCAAGCGGAGATTCGGTAGTGCTCCGGAAGTGGAACTGGGCGAACCGCACGTGATACTGGGCAGCAAGAGACCACAGAGGTGGGGCAAGTACCATCAGCAGGCGGGCTACGATATCCGTCAGGGTCAGGTGCCGCAAATAACTAAAGAATACAGCCTGGAGCTGGGCAGTGATAGCCAGGCCCAGGACTCCGGTGAGTTCATCGATGTGAACGGGGACAACTTTTACCGGCGGCAGTTCAGCAAAAAGAGGAGACGCCGGCGGCGCTACGCCAAGGATAACTTCGAGGACCAGGTGAACTTCAGCGAGGATGTGCTGCACTTCGAGGacgagcagctgcagcagctggtGGAGCCGGATGCCAGAGCCTTTGCAGATATATTCAGCGGCAGTGGCTCCAGTCCCAGCGGAGATCGTGAGGAGCTGGTGGGCGAGGCCATGTCCCACGAACTGGAGAAGCTCTTCTCCATGGGCGTCCGTGGCCTGCTAACCACGTACATGCAGCGGGCGCTCCAGCCGGCCATCAAGGAGACCCTCATGGAGAACATGGGCTACACCCTGAGCTATGGCTAA
- the LOC117142592 gene encoding ETV5-related protein Ets96B isoform X1: MTISWRALSHFLIPQSDYGEAKTHLKQLQQTLTHLDHPHHHHAHHPHHHLGLYHGALPNTSTITTDSVVSCVSSTLPAVAKAISASSSCDGLQSERKKCPTSDLDSGGQGHGHGLMEAICAGQKTSPIPPPPPPCCLTLGESSSSPNPIATAALMNASTSGSSSAGGASASLCNDLTRESSWYAHHHHHHHHHHHQLPDELVMYATPTPTPAIGKFGLDTSTEGYLNARYNVNVKGVRHDRTSSFFDIPAVTHPHTHPHPHPHSHPHPHPHPYCYRFPSSPPAGILKKSDEEATSAAVYCSDVSSGQHFPHHTKIEHADSTTTAAQQQHQQQQQQQQQQQQQQQQQQQQQQLQQAAALHPHHHHSHHGHHGHQQAEQQALTHLTPLHAASAFKFSHTAVISSSAVYATPSHYAHQQQTQSQSVYRDLSPTTLAAVSDADLKYDSGPYNAAISSTYPSALRPNVVDSTTSSDAELRLDQFYASNGISTSSSGQAISQRRGSLQLWQFLVALLDEPTTSASCIAWTGRGMEFKLIEPEEVARRWGLQKNRPAMNYDKLSRSLRYYYEKGIMQKVNGERYVYRFVCDPDALFNMAYGHLTTGSGKGDQHQLTLSLAKTPPTSGDSQTQSPRVAKSEYYDTAALHKY, encoded by the exons ATGACAATTTCCTGGCGCGCCTTGTCTCATTTCCTTATTCCGCAGAGCGACTACGGCGAGGCCAAGACGCACCTgaagcagctgcagcagaCGCTCACGCACCTGGACCACccgcaccaccaccacgcACACCATCCGCACCACCACCTGGGGCTCTACCATGGCGCCCTGCCCAACACATCCACCATAACCACCGACTCGGTGGTTTCCTGTGTCAGCTCCACACTGCCGGCGGTGGCCAAGGCCATTTCCGCGTCCTCCAGCTGCGATGGCCTGCAGTCGGAGCGCAAAAAGTGCCCCACCAGCGATCTGGATTCAGGTGGTCAGGGTCACGGGCATGGCCTTATGGAGGCCATCTGCGCTGGCCAGAAGACGTCACCTATaccaccgccgccaccacctTGCTGCTTGACCCTGGGCGAAAGCTCATCTTCGCCGAATCCCATCGCCACGGCCGCCCTGATGAACGCTTCCACCTCCGGATCCTCCAGCGCGGGCGGAGCAAGTGCCTCTCTCTGCAACG ATCTCACACGGGAATCTTCCTGGTACgcccaccatcatcatcaccaccatcaccatcaccaccagTTGCCCGACGAGCTGGTCATgtatgccacgcccactcccacGCCGGCAATCGGGAAATTCGGACTGGACACTTCCACCGAGGGTTACTTGAACGCAAGGTACAATG TGAATGTCAAAGGCGTGCGGCATGATAGAACATCGAGTTTCTTTGACATACCCGCTGTGACGCACCCGCACACCCATCCACACCCACATCCGCACTCGCATCCGCACCCGCATCCGCACCCGTACTGCTACAG ATTTCCATCATCGCCACCCGCGGGCATTCTGAAAAAGAGCGACGAAG AAGCCACCTCGGCAGCCGTCTACTGCAGCGACGTGTCCTCCGGCCAGCACTTTCCGCACCACACGAAGATCGAGCACGCGGACTCCACCACCACGGcggcacagcagcagcatcagcagcagcaacagcagcaacagcaacagcaacagcagcagcagcagcaacagcagcagcaacaactgcagcaagcTGCTGCACTGCATCCGCACCACCATCACTCCCACCATGGCCACCATGGCCATCAGCAGGCGGAGCAGCAGGCTCTCACCCACTTGACGCCACTCCATGCCGCCTCCGCTTTCAAATTTAGCCACACGGCGGTCATATCCAGCTCGGCGGTATATGCCACGCCCTCGCACTACGCCCACCAACAGCAGACGCAGTCGCAGTCCGTGTACAGGGATCTCTCGCCCACCACCTTGGCGGCGGTCAGCGATGCGGATCTGAAGTACGACAGCGGTCCCTACAACGCGGCCATCTCATCCACCTATCCCTCCGCGCTGCGGCCTAATGTGGTGGACTCCACCACGTCTAGCGATGCGGAACTGCGCCTGGATCAGTTCTACGCCAGCAATGGCATCTCCACTAGCAGCAGTGGCCAGGCGATCAGCCAGCGCAGGGGTTCGCTGCAGCTCTGGCAGTTTCTGGTGGCCCTCCTGGATGAGCCCACAACCAG TGCCAGCTGCATCGCCTGGACCGGGCGTGGCATGGAGTTCAAGCTGATCGAGCCGGAGGAGGTGGCTCGGCGCTGGGGTCTCCAGAAGAATCGACCCGCCATGAACTACGACAAGTTGTCCCGCAGTCTGCGCTACTACTACGAGAAGGGCATCATGCAGAAGGTGAACGGAGAGCGCTACGTCTATCGGTTCGTCTGCGATCCGGATGCGCTCTTCAACATGGCCTACGGTCACCTGACCACCGGTTCCGGCAAGGGTGACCAGCACCAGTTGACGCTGTCGTTGGCGAAGACGCCTCCGACTTCCGGCGACTCCCAGACGCAATCCCCGCGCGTCGCCAAGTCGGAGTATTACGATACCGCCGCATTGCATAAATATTAA
- the LOC117142594 gene encoding uncharacterized protein LOC117142594 — protein sequence MAMPSSWRPWLRKISRILALTGSRRYLSDLCQIPTQVLATKGAAMAEGDSKFGFKDMEKALETLKLLESHDMQYRKLTVRGLLGRAKRVLTMTKAEEKLKNINAAIGVFEKWLEENGGGASSKNVKTDSEDKVETVPGLGFKDKAAAEATLSILAERDPDYQRLAIKGLIGSSKRVLSGTKNEDKITAIKEGVQVLEDFLEKFEAENRIKDNRAYLPLAVVTKLPEPKDELAKEFLEAYGGSKAKGNYKHLRTMFPKADEKTSWDIVRNRQLSKLLEQIKSEEAKLFDAETGAPTDLHLQLIHWAYSPQPDKLKQYIEKLAKKTPEKRKQESSSSASDSSATSQDSDGEDKPKRKKKREE from the exons ATGGCTATGCCGTCGAGTTGGAGACCGTGGCTACGCAAAATCAGTCGTATTCTAGCGCTGACAGGAAGCAGACGCTATTTGTCAGATTTGTGTCAGATACCCACCCAAGTATTAGCAACCAAAGGAGCAGCAATGGCGGAGGGAGACTCGAAATTTGGCTTCAAGGACATGGAGAAGGCGCTGGAGACGTTGAAGCTGCTGGAGAGCCACGACATGCAGTATCGCAAGCTGACGGTGCGCGGTTTGCTCGGCCGGGCCAAAAGAGTCCTCACAA TGACCAAGGCGGAGGAGAAGCTGAAGAACATCAATGCGGCCATTGGAGTCTTTGAAAAGTGGCTGGAAGAGAATGGCGGAGGAGCGTCCAGTAAGAATGTCAAGACAGACAGCGAGGACAAGGTGGAGACGGTGCCGGGTCTAGGATTCAAGGACAAGGCAGCTGCGGAGGCGACGTTGAG CATTTTGGCGGAACGAGATCCGGACTACCAGAGGTTGGCCATCAAGGGATTAATTGGCAGCTCCAAGCGTGTCCTGTCCGGCACCAAGAACGAGGACAAGATCACGGCCATCAAGGAGGGAGTCCAGGTACTGGAGGATTTCCTCGAAAAGTTCGAGGCCGAGAACCGCATCAAGGACAATCGTGCCTATTTGCCACTCGCTGTGGTCACCAAGCTGCCAGAACCCAAGGATGAGTTAGCTAAGGAGTTCCTGGAAGCCTATGGCGGCTCCAAGGCCAAGGGTAACTACAAGCACCTGCGCACCATGTTCCCCAAGGCGGATGAAAAGACCAGCTGGGATATTGTGCGCAATCGTCAGCTATCCAAGTTGCTGGAGCAGATCAAGAGCGAGGAGGCCAAGCTCTTCGATGCAGAGACCGGAGCGCCCACCGACCTCCACCTGCAGTTGATCCACTGGGCATACAGTCCGCAGCCGGACAAACTAAAGCAGTACATCGAGAAGCTGGCCAAAAAGACGCCCGAGAAGCGTAAGCAggagagcagcagcagtgccAGCGATTCCAGTGCCACCAGCCAGGATTCCGATGGCGAGGATAAGCCCAaaaggaagaagaagagggagGAGTGA